The genomic stretch TTCTTTGTTTGCAACTGCCAAGGTTTTGGTGAAGAATGCCCAAGGCGACTTGGTAGCGGTAAGGGCTTTGCTTGACTGTGCCAGTGCTTGCAACTTTATAAGCGAGGAATGTGCAAAGAAGCTTGGTCTCCGGGCAGAATATGGGAAGCATGCCGTGACTGGCATTGGTGATGTGATTTCTAGGCCCGGTGGCACATTGTCATGTACTGTCTCGTCCAGGCTCGGGAAGTCTGATACTGCTATTACAGTAGAGGCTTATTTGTTACCAAAAATTTGTCCGGAAATGCCAACGGATCATGTTGATGTCTCATCATGGCGACATATCAGGGGCTTAGAGTTAGCTGACCCTCATTGGCATATTCCAGGACCTGTTGACTTGCTGCTGAACGTCAACATTCTCGCTTCTTCGTTACGCCCTGGTTTGACCCATGGGGCCCCTGGCCAGGCGACTGCCCTCAACACCATCTTCGGGTGGATTTTGATGGGTGACGCAGGCGACTGTGCAACGGACATCTGTCGTTCTCGGTTCCGTGGTAACAGTTGTCAACTGGTCGTGGGCAGGTTATCAATTGACGACTCTATTAAGAGGTTCTGGGAGTTGGAAGATGTCCGCTTTCCGAACACCGTCATTTTGTCGAAGGAGGATCAGCTGTGCGAGGAATATTTTCTCGCTAACTTTCGTCGCACAGAGGAAGGTAGATTCGTCGTTCCTCTACCTTTCGCTGACACTTCCAATAAACCCACCTTCTCGGGCTCTCGAGCCATTGCTCTTAGGAGATTTTCGTCGCTGGAGCGAAAGTTACTCAGTAACTCCGACTTCTACAAAAACTATGTAGCCTTTATGAAGGATTACGAAAGCTGTCGCCACCTTGAGGAGTGTGACCCTCCAAGGGTGGATGAGGGGAAGTTCTTCTACATCCCCCACCATGGAGTATTGAGGCCCTCGTCAACCAGTACTCCTCTCCGGGTCGTCTTTGACGCCAGTGCCAAGGACAGCCGAGGCATCTCGCTAAATGATGCGCTACTGCCAGGGCAGAAGCTGCAAAATAACATTTTCCACTTGCTCCTTCGTTTTCGGTGGCATAATGTTGTTTTCACGGCCGACGTCAAGCAAATGTATAGACAAATTTTAGTGTCCCCGGAAGATGCTGAATATCAGCGTATCCTATGGCGTCCGTCTGTCAATGAGCCTGTCCGGGACTATCGGCTGCTGACCGTTACTTACGGCGTTTCGTCCGCTCCTTACCAAGCTCTCCGAACTATTGCTCAGTTGGCAAGGCAATCGGGTGAAGAATACCCTTCCGGTTCGGCAGTTCTAGACCGCGACATCTATGTCGACGACGTGGTGTCTGGAGCTCATTCTATCGAAGAAGCACGGAAGCTTCGTTCGGAGTTGTCGACGATATTAGCTTCTGGCGGTTTCCATTTGCGGAAATGGACGTCGAACCACCAGGAGTTCTTCGACGGTGTCCCCTCCTCAGACTTGTATTCTGAAGACTTTCGGGAGTTCAACTCCATTGGGGACATCTCACTAAAAATTCTTGGCCTCTCGTGGTTACCTCAGGCAGACGACTTCACCTTTCGAGTGGCTGTCGAAGATCGTCGGTGCACTAAACGTACCATCCTCTCGGAGATTGCTCGGATCTTTGACCCTCTGGGCCTTCTCTCACCTGTGACGTTCTTAGCGAAATATCTCATGCAGTTGCTGTGGGTCTCAGGTGTCTCGTGGGATGACGACGCGCCAGAGAACCTTGTATCCGAATGGCGAGAGTTCAAAGCGCAGCTGCCTTCGTTGAGGTCCATGTCTGTCCCGCGTCGTATGGTCAACGATTTCGTCTCGCTCGAAGTTCACGGGTTCTGCGACGCCTCAGAGCGAGGGTTTTGCGCGGTGGTTTACGTTCGAACGTCAGGCGAGGACGGAACGCAGTACGTCCAGTTGGTCTGTGGTAAATCGAGAGTGGCACCCctgcgtaaattgtctatacCACGTCTCGAGTTGCTGGCCGCGGTACTACTTGCAGACCTAGTGGAGTCGGTCGCAACGGCTCTGGAGCCTCTCCACAAAATCGACAAGGTGTACgcgtggtctgactctagcgtTGCGTTGACTTGGATAAAGTCTTGCCCTTCCAAGTGGAAAACTTTCGTGGCTAACCGCGTGAGCCACATCCAGGAGATTATCGCTCCTGATTGCTGGCGACACGTGAGGACTGGCGACAACCCTGCCGACTGTGGGTCGCGGGGCCTCTTGCCGGACGACCTGGTCCACCATAGTAACTGGTGGAAGGGTCCATCTTGGCTCGTGCTGGACAAGTCTGACTGGCCTAAGTCAACGTTATCAGTCGACGTGGATGTCCTACACGAAGAGCGCAAGGTGACTGTCCTTACTGTCTCTGTGCAGGAGACGTGGACAGACAACTTAATGAATAAGTTCTCGGCACTGAGGACACTCCAACGTGTCCTCGCCTATTGTTTTCGTTTCGTGCACAACGTAAGAAATCGGGAGACGCCCAACAACTTGTTGGACGGTCCTCTAACACCCCTGGAGATTAAACAGGCGCTTATGTTCCTCGTGCGTTCTGTTCAACAACACCACTTTGCTTCGGAGATCGAGAAAGTGAAAAACAATCTTTCGAACT from Cydia fagiglandana chromosome 11, ilCydFagi1.1, whole genome shotgun sequence encodes the following:
- the LOC134668691 gene encoding uncharacterized protein LOC134668691; the protein is MGGSDKSGEKDDAGVDTVMIARDYQLLWSKLDRSTKEQFELEHNSDDIPEFSKLQNFVEKRYRALDAAGSTGFVASTPQPSSSKPSRPVDLLLNVNILASSLRPGLTHGAPGQATALNTIFGWILMGDAGDCATDICRSRFRGNSCQLVVGRLSIDDSIKRFWELEDVRFPNTVILSKEDQLCEEYFLANFRRTEEGRFVVPLPFADTSNKPTFSGSRAIALRRFSSLERKLLSNSDFYKNYVAFMKDYESCRHLEECDPPRVDEGKFFYIPHHGVLRPSSTSTPLRVVFDASAKDSRGISLNDALLPGQKLQNNIFHLLLRFRWHNVVFTADVKQMYRQILVSPEDAEYQRILWRPSVNEPVRDYRLLTVTYGVSSAPYQALRTIAQLARQSGEEYPSGSAVLDRDIYVDDVVSGAHSIEEARKLRSELSTILASGGFHLRKWTSNHQEFFDGVPSSDLYSEDFREFNSIGDISLKILGLSWLPQADDFTFRVAVEDRRCTKRTILSEIARIFDPLGLLSPVTFLAKYLMQLLWVSGVSWDDDAPENLVSEWREFKAQLPSLRSMSVPRRMVNDFVSLEVHGFCDASERGFCAVVYVRTSGEDGTQYVQLVCGKSRVAPLRKLSIPRLELLAAVLLADLVESVATALEPLHKIDKVYAWSDSSVALTWIKSCPSKWKTFVANRVSHIQEIIAPDCWRHVRTGDNPADCGSRGLLPDDLVHHSNWWKGPSWLVLDKSDWPKSTLSVDVDVLHEERKVTVLTVSVQETWTDNLMNKFSALRTLQRVLAYCFRFVHNVRNRETPNNLLDGPLTPLEIKQALMFLVRSVQQHHFASEIEKVKNNLSNFLPKAFKKLSPFLDDAGLLRVGGRLSRASLEFDVKHPLLLPRDDRLTSLLIDEYHKRFMHPGVQTLHNLLAQHFWILSPKRAIHAVTSKCMKCFRVRPLGAPAPFMGDLPSYRVAQLKAFLSAAVDFGGPFDIALGRGRGNKTYKGYICVFVCTSTKAVHTELVTELSSDAFLAALRRFVARRGRCNRLVSDQGKNFVGASNILQRIVGDAATHSEIKFEFNPPGSPHFSGLAEAGIKAVKTHLARVIGSQRLTYEEFLTILTQVEALLNSRPLTPLSTDPNDLSALTPGHFLTTEPLSVVPEEDLSDVRVSPLQRWKLLQKMHQDFWNKWSKEYMHTLHQRMKWHDRQPNVQIGALVLVVNEQTSPMKWPLGRIIDTHPGSDGICRVVTVRTAIGLYKRPVVKLCPLPA